The following are encoded in a window of Salmo trutta chromosome 27, fSalTru1.1, whole genome shotgun sequence genomic DNA:
- the tcn2 gene encoding transcobalamin-2, whose protein sequence is MYALYIVSGLLALVSSETCDPVGSEHSELLLSLNKKLLRSLEDQETAPNPSVHLSLRLSTHHNLGKESDHLNALKTYLHNDIESSLANSQPVVGLLALYTLALKASCYDLNTLTFTVNQRSETLLTHLKRQMALEKEHITFSHRPLTNYYQYSLGVLALCVSGVRVNSHVSKKLIGAVDHGHIKHGDSDCIDTFAMAGMALQCLKESDTQVQDAALDKALGVIKRKLLDSRRADGHMGNEFSTGLAVQALLAMGSQVQECSTSMEAMRSDVRKGTYLNPMAMAQTLPALQQKTYLQVKGKQCRNEDDSLVLEARQPVMVLQSNTKVALKLKVVKSHGAPDVYSVDVQTGTSLVYALELLQKKNIGFTFEKENSLWGPFLSVVNGERARQTDRRYWRLSSGGNALSQGIKDFKIETAQQITIENTSY, encoded by the exons ATGTATGCCCTGTACATTGTGAGTGGACTGCTGGCACTGGTTTCAAGCGAAACCTGTG ATCCTGTAGGATCGGAACATAGTGAGCTGCTCCTCTCACTCAATAAGAAGCTGCTGCGTTCTCTGGAGGACCAGGAAACAGCCCCTAATCCGAGTGTGCACCTGTCCCTGCGTCTGTCCACTCACCACAACCTTGGCAAGGAGAGTGATCACCTGAATGCACTCAAAACATATTTACACAATGACATTGAGAG CTCTCTGGCTAATAGCCAGCCAGTGGTGGGTCTCCTGGCCCTTTACACTCTGGCCCTGAAGGCCTCCTGCTATGATCTCAACACCCTGACCTTCACCGTCAACCAGAGAAGCGAGACCCTGCTGACTCATCTCAAGAGACAGATGGCACTGGAGAAAGAGCACATCACCT TCAGTCACCGTCCGCTGACAAATTACTACCAGTACTCTCTAGGCGTGCTGGCACTGTGTGTGAGTGGAGTTAGAGTCAACTCTCACGTCAGCAAGAAGCTCATCGGGGCTGTAGACCATGGACATATCAAACATGGAGACTCCGACTGCATCG ACACGTTTGCCATGGCTGGAATGGCCCTACAGTGCCTGAAGGAGTCTGACACTCAGGTGCAGGATGCGGCTCTTGACAAGGCCCTGGGCGTCATCAAGCGGAAGCTACTGGACTCCCGGCGGGCTGATGGTCACATGGGCAATGAGTTCAGCACAGGCCTGGCAGTGCAG GCCCTGCTGGCTATGGGCAGCCAGGTGCAGGAGTGTTCTACCTCAATGGAGGCCATGAGGTCAGATGTGAGGAAGGGAACATATCTCAACCCCATGGCCATGGCCCAaactctgcctgccctccagcAAAAGACCTATCTGCAAGTCAAGGGCAAGCAGTGCCGCAATGAGGATG ACAGCCTGGTCCTGGAGGCCAGGCAGCCAGTGATGGTGTTACAGAGCAATACCAAAGTAGCCCTGAAGTTGAAGGTCGTCAAATCACATGGGGCTCCTGATGTCTATTCTGTTGACGTGCAAACGGGCACTTCATTGGTTTATGCCCTTGAACTCCTTCAAAAGAAGAACATTGGCTTCAC GTTTGAGAAGGAGAACAGCCTGTGGGGACCCTTCCTGAGCGTGGTGAATGGGGAACGGGCTCGACAGACCGACCGTAGATACTGGCGCCTCTCCTCAGGCGGCAACGCTCTCAGCCAGG GTATCAAAGACTTCAAGATTGAGACGGCTCAACAGATCACCATCGAAAACACCAGCTACTGA
- the LOC115164450 gene encoding coiled-coil domain-containing protein 117 — MSSELGFLPAMYSFPGLINVPEMGINIGPANTRQHLPGVSPPSTSWERRCLRKHRRRTDDEGCSAKKRRLMGDAGCDPLDDLSHNVCQIWPPGNNGHPLPESASQAPPQHCLETQNLGLPISGSPSRLVRPEAEGSCIEVESAHRRLQEIEERISLEDDDDDLDVEPAPRRPVLVMSDSLREGLQRGISDILPHTVAQSVSHSCMELVVWRLPEDALARKLKDSLQRKQQTASRQPPIHSAPTPQIPLTPTNPPGETYYPLYCSPGAGAHSSGEEDMEL, encoded by the exons ATGAGTAGCGAGCTGGGCTTTCTGCCTGCCATGTACTCATTCCCTGGCTTAATCAATGTCCCTGAAATGGGGATCAATATTGGCCCTGCAAATACCCGTCAACACCTGCCGGGAGTGTCGCCACCAAGCAC GAGTTGGGAGAGAAGATGCCTGAGAAAGCACAGGAGGAGAACAGATGACGA AGGATGCAGTGCCAAAaagaggaggctgatgggagaTGCAGGATGTGATCCTTTGGATGACCTCAGCCATAATGTGTGTCAGATCTGGCCACCAGGCAACAACGGCCACCCTCTACCTGAATCAGCCAGCCAAGCACCTCCCCAGCACTGCCTGGAGACTCAGAACCTGGGGCTGCCCATATCCGGGTCTCCCTCCCGTCTGGTCCGTCCAGAAGCAGAAGGCTCCTGCATCGAGGTGGAGTCTGCTCATCGAAGACTGCAGGAGATTGAGGAAAG GATCAGTctggaggatgatgatgatgacctgGATGTGGAGCCAGCACCCAGGCGGCCAGTTCTGGTGATGTCTGACAGTCTGAGGGAGGGGCTTCAGCGTGGCATCAGTGACATTCTCCCCCACACTGTGGCCCAGTCTGT GAGCCACTCCTGTATGGAGCTGGTAGTATGGCGCCTCCCAGAGGATGCACTGGCTCGAAAGCTGAAAGACTCCCTGCAGAGGAAGCAGCAGACTGCCAGCAGGCAACCCCCGATCCACAGTGCCCCTACCCCTCAGATTCCCCTCACCCCCACAAACCCCCCAGGGGAGACATACTACCCTCTGTACTGCAGCCCAGGGGCCGGGGCCCACAGCTCTGGTGAGGAGGACATGGAGCTGTAG